In the Acidobacteriota bacterium genome, CCATGGAAGCGGCGGCTGATCCGGATCTCGGCTTTCCTCGGCAGCCAGTGGAGAGAACCTGAGATAGTGACGGGTGCATAGTCGACCGACATGTCAAACTGGCTCACCGGAAAATTGCGGGGGATGCCCACGGCCTTCTTCTCCAGACGAACGATTTCATAGGTTTCGGGGTTGACCCAACAGCGCCCTCGGTAGGCGGTTATAATGGTTTTTTGGTTGTAGGTAATAAACCGTCTGGACCGTTTCTGCGAGACCTGGAAAGCGATACATAACGTCTTGAGCTTGTTCATCTTCTTGAACCCGACAGGCTTGAACTCGGCTTGGGTTCTAGGTTCAAACAATCCTCGCAGGGCTGAGCCGAACTCACCGATGGTAAGCCTTCCGGTCAGATTCTCCATGGTTGCTCCCGGCGCCGGTTTATCGTTGACTGACACTATTTCGTAATGCTCCTTACCGTCATAGAAGGAGAGCGCCGCAACGAAGCTGCCGGTTATCTTCCACCTCACGGTCGGAGAAACGGTCCGGATAAATAGCGTAGTGGTCTGATTGCAAATGAAGTCGGGCAACTGCTCGCTGTAGGCCAGAGCGTTGCTGCGCACGCGTGCTAGAATCACGGGCCAATCTTGTCCTGACGGATCCTCTTCCGTCGCGGGCGGACTGTGGGCGCCGGCATTCCGAATAAAGTGCAGGTGCTCCAGCCCCGACAGGGTCAGCAGGGCCACGAATCCCAACGTGATACAGGTTCTCAACGTCCGCGGACCGGTGCCGGAGCGATCGGGAATTCCACGGCGAGCGCGCCTGAAAGCGAACCGTGAAGAACTTGAAACGGGAAGGGACTCCATTGCCATACTGTAGCACAACACTTTGCCTTGAGACGGCGATTGTCTCTCGACTGGAAGTGGGATATGGTTCGGCATCGACAGGAGGAACCCATTGCAACAGGCCAGTTTGCTTGAAGTAGCCTCCGACATCGTCTGGGGACCGCCCATGCTGGTCCTGCTGGTGGGGACCGGTCTGTTCCTCACGATCAAGCTCAAGGGACTGCAGTTCAGGAAGCTGCTGCCCTCTCTCCACTTGGCCTTGATCCAGCGAAGGGAGCCCCAGTCCGAGGGAGATATCTCCCACTTCCAGGCCTTGATGACCGCCCTGGCTGCAACCGTTGGCACCGGCAACATCGCCGGCGTGGCCACGGCCATTGCCTCCGGAGGTCCGGGAGCGCTTTTCTGGATGTGGATGACCGGACTGGTGGGGATGGCCACCAAGTTCGGCGAAGCCCTGCTTTCGGTCAAGTACCGGATCACGGACGAAAAAGGGGAGATGGCCGGCGGGCCGATGTACTTCCTGGAGAGGGGCCTGAAGCAGAAGTGGCTGGCCGTGCTGTTTGCGGTGCTGACGGTCTGCGCCAGTTTCGGAATCGGGAATACGGTGCAATCCAACTCGGTGGCCCAGGCGCTGCAGACCTCTTTCGGCATTCCTTTCGTATGGACGGGGATCGGCATTGCCCTGGCGACCGGTGCGGTCACCCTGGGGGGAATTCGTTCCATTGCCCGCGTGGTCAGCGCCCTGGTGCCCGGCATGATTGTCCTTTACATGGTCAGCGGCCTGGCCGTGGTGGCCCTCCATTGGCAGGAGGTCCCGGCCGTCATCCACCAGGTGGTTGTCTCGGCCTTCACCCCGGCAGCCGCCGCCGGAGGATTTGCCGGCGCCACCGTCATGCAGGCCATCCGGTTCGGGGTCGCCCGGGGAATCTTCAGCAACGAGAGCGGCATGGGATCGGCCGGCATCGCCGCCGCCGCCGCTCAAACTCGGCACCCGGTGACCCAGGCGCTGGTGTCCATGACCCAGACCTTCATCGATACGCTGGT is a window encoding:
- a CDS encoding sodium:alanine symporter family protein; this translates as MLVLLVGTGLFLTIKLKGLQFRKLLPSLHLALIQRREPQSEGDISHFQALMTALAATVGTGNIAGVATAIASGGPGALFWMWMTGLVGMATKFGEALLSVKYRITDEKGEMAGGPMYFLERGLKQKWLAVLFAVLTVCASFGIGNTVQSNSVAQALQTSFGIPFVWTGIGIALATGAVTLGGIRSIARVVSALVPGMIVLYMVSGLAVVALHWQEVPAVIHQVVVSAFTPAAAAGGFAGATVMQAIRFGVARGIFSNESGMGSAGIAAAAAQTRHPVTQALVSMTQTFIDTLVVCSITGFVIIGTGVWNSGDSGAALTTRAFSLGLPGDFGGLVVSLGLVLFAFSTILGWNYYGEKALEYLAGHTRWGKGYWLRYAFRIAWVVAAYFGATFTLDTVWAVSDVMNGAMAIPNLIGLIGLSGLITAETAGYFGARPEGLRKT